The following nucleotide sequence is from Flavobacterium sp. N1736.
ACTTGCCTGTCTTTCAGGCTAGTTTTGTTTTTTTGCCACAGATTAAATGATTTTAGATGATTTTTTTATCTGCGTTAATCTGTGAAATCTGTGGCGTATTTTTCTTCTTCTTAGAATATCTGTGAGTAATTTTCAATTAATTGGCAAAAGTTTTAATAATAAGTGTTAATTCGATATACTAAAAAGTGTGCCAATAATTTTTCGGGATTACTTTATCGAAGGATTTTTTTTGTCGTAATTTTGAAGTCTAAAATTTATACTTTTTTGAGAGTTTCCATTCATAAACATATTCCAAATCCAGAGCAGTTTAAGCAGCAACTTCTAACCTGGTCACAGCAATTTCGCGAAGTCGTTTTTTTGGATAGTAATTCCTATCCGCAAGAATATTCAAGCTTCAATTATATGCTGGCCGTGGATGCTTTTACGTCTTTAAAAACAGATTTTCATAACGCGTTTGAAGACTTAAAACAATATCAGCAAACTACTAAAGACTGGCTTTTTGGATATTTAACATACGATTTAAAAAATGATGTTGAAGATTTAAAATCATCAAATTTTGATGGATTAAATTTTCCGGATTTGTTTTTCTTTCAGCCAAAAAAAATATTTATACTGAAAGAAAATCAACTTGAAATCCAGTATTTATTGCTTTGTGATGATGAGGTTGAAGATGATTTTGATGAGATAGTCCAAAGTAATGACGAACCATTTGTTACACTGAGCGGAGTCGAAGTGGAACAGCGAATTTCGAAAGAATTTTATATAGAAAAAGTAACAAAAATGCTGGATCATATTCACGCAGGTGATATGTATGAAGCCAATTTTTGCATGGAATTTTATGCTGAAAATGCGGATATAAATCCGTTAGAAAAATTTCAGAAACTAAATGAAATTTCAAAAGCGCCATTTTCTGTTTTCTTCAAAAATTATAAACAATATTTGCTTTCAGCTTCGCCGGAACGTTATTTAAAAAAAACAGGAGAAACTTTAATTTCTCAACCAATAAAAGGAACTTCAAAACGTTTTTCAGATCCTGCAGAAGACGAAAAATCGAAACAATTTTTAGAATCAGATGCTAAAGAACGCGCTGAAAATATCATGATTACAGATTTGGTTCGGAATGATTTATCGCACACCGCACAAAAAGGTTCTGTAGAAGTCGTAGAACTCTGCAAGATTTATTCTTTTTTGCAGGTTCATCAAATGATTTCGACTATAACTTCAAAATTAGATCCTCAATATTTACCAATTGATGTTTTAAAAACCACTTTTCCAATGGGAAGTATGACGGGCGCGCCCAAGATTTCGGTTATGAAAATCATCGAAAATCTCGAAGAAACCAAACGTGGTTTATATAGCGGAGCAGTAGGTTATTTCACGCCTGACGGCGAT
It contains:
- a CDS encoding anthranilate synthase component I family protein produces the protein MRVSIHKHIPNPEQFKQQLLTWSQQFREVVFLDSNSYPQEYSSFNYMLAVDAFTSLKTDFHNAFEDLKQYQQTTKDWLFGYLTYDLKNDVEDLKSSNFDGLNFPDLFFFQPKKIFILKENQLEIQYLLLCDDEVEDDFDEIVQSNDEPFVTLSGVEVEQRISKEFYIEKVTKMLDHIHAGDMYEANFCMEFYAENADINPLEKFQKLNEISKAPFSVFFKNYKQYLLSASPERYLKKTGETLISQPIKGTSKRFSDPAEDEKSKQFLESDAKERAENIMITDLVRNDLSHTAQKGSVEVVELCKIYSFLQVHQMISTITSKLDPQYLPIDVLKTTFPMGSMTGAPKISVMKIIENLEETKRGLYSGAVGYFTPDGDFDFNVVIRSILYNQENKYVSFSVGSAITSQSIPEKEYEECLLKAKAMHEVLQ